Proteins from a genomic interval of Rhodococcus rhodochrous:
- a CDS encoding ABC transporter ATP-binding protein — MAEIVLDKVTKEYPDGAKAVSDVDLEIADGEFIILVGPSGCGKSTTLNMIAGLEDISDGELRIAGERVNERAPKDRDIAMVFQSYALYPHMSVRDNIAFPLTLAKVSKDEIARKVDEAARILDLTQHLDRKPANLSGGQRQRVAMGRAIVRSPKAFLMDEPLSNLDAKLRVQMRTEIARLQKRLGTTTVYVTHDQTEAMTLGDRVVVMRGGLVQQVGAPQELYDHPQNLFVAGFIGSPSMNFVPGQIENGSIRTSFGEFRLPDERWETVRRNNPSREVVVGIRPEHFEDADLLDPTQRETGVTFSAEVDVLESMGSDKFAYFTAEGPGVHSKDLDELAADAGADMSAESLVARLSVESQATKGGTVQLWFDPAKIALFDQETGANVTL, encoded by the coding sequence GTGGCCGAGATCGTGCTCGACAAGGTGACGAAGGAATATCCGGACGGAGCGAAGGCCGTCAGCGACGTGGATCTCGAGATCGCCGACGGCGAGTTCATCATCCTCGTCGGCCCGTCCGGGTGCGGAAAATCCACGACGCTCAACATGATCGCCGGTCTCGAGGACATCTCCGACGGCGAACTGCGCATCGCCGGGGAACGTGTCAACGAGCGGGCACCGAAGGACCGCGACATCGCGATGGTCTTCCAGTCCTACGCGCTGTATCCGCACATGTCGGTGCGCGACAACATCGCGTTCCCGCTCACCCTCGCGAAGGTGTCCAAGGACGAGATCGCCCGCAAGGTCGACGAGGCGGCCCGGATCCTCGATCTCACACAGCATCTCGACCGCAAGCCCGCCAACCTGTCGGGCGGTCAGCGGCAACGCGTGGCCATGGGTCGTGCGATCGTGCGCAGTCCCAAGGCGTTCCTCATGGACGAGCCGCTGTCGAACCTCGACGCCAAACTGCGCGTGCAGATGCGCACCGAGATCGCGCGCCTGCAGAAGCGTCTCGGCACCACGACGGTGTACGTCACCCACGACCAGACCGAGGCGATGACGTTGGGCGACCGCGTCGTCGTGATGCGTGGCGGGCTCGTGCAGCAGGTCGGGGCGCCGCAGGAGTTGTACGACCATCCGCAGAACCTGTTCGTCGCCGGCTTCATCGGATCACCGTCGATGAACTTCGTTCCGGGGCAGATCGAGAACGGTTCGATCCGCACCTCGTTCGGCGAGTTCCGGTTGCCCGACGAGCGGTGGGAGACCGTGCGCCGCAACAATCCGTCGCGCGAGGTGGTCGTCGGTATCCGTCCGGAGCACTTCGAGGACGCCGACCTGCTCGACCCGACCCAACGGGAGACGGGCGTGACCTTCTCCGCCGAGGTCGACGTGCTCGAGTCGATGGGTTCCGACAAGTTCGCGTACTTCACGGCCGAGGGGCCGGGTGTGCACTCGAAGGACCTCGACGAACTCGCCGCCGACGCCGGCGCCGACATGTCGGCCGAATCGCTGGTCGCGCGGTTGTCGGTGGAATCGCAGGCCACCAAGGGCGGGACCGTGCAGTTGTGGTTCGACCCGGCGAAGATCGCGCTGTTCGATCAGGAGACCGGCGCGAACGTCACCCTCTGA
- a CDS encoding chromosome partitioning protein ParB, whose amino-acid sequence MARDTGFPVSDAGDDFARQRRRAEYARLIAWLRREPADVNTVLPFDDVVAALGRLGERRLGLQIIEVASIVGSVDRADDFDRHFRPTSARLRARWERIAAARRRGEAIPPISVYRVGPMHFVQDGHHRVSIAYAQGDRTIDAYVTEITTKVPAEGIRARPDLVRKDHFRMFLGRVPLHGAEQDAIRVSDPWGYAELAEAVEAWGFRLMQDLGEYLTREEVARRWYEEEFVPVVAMAREAGMLRSRTDAEVYLWIASERYRLVRRHVWSEEIVDELRSRAPR is encoded by the coding sequence GTGGCTCGCGACACCGGTTTTCCGGTCTCCGATGCCGGCGACGATTTCGCCCGGCAACGCCGGCGCGCCGAGTACGCCCGGCTCATCGCATGGCTGCGCCGCGAACCGGCCGACGTCAACACGGTGCTGCCCTTCGACGACGTCGTCGCCGCCCTCGGACGCCTCGGTGAGCGGCGACTCGGGTTGCAGATCATCGAGGTCGCCTCGATCGTCGGCAGCGTCGACCGCGCCGACGACTTCGACCGGCACTTCCGCCCCACCTCGGCGCGTCTGCGTGCACGCTGGGAACGCATCGCGGCCGCGCGGCGCCGCGGCGAGGCCATACCGCCGATCTCCGTGTACCGGGTGGGCCCGATGCACTTCGTGCAGGACGGGCACCACCGCGTGTCGATCGCCTACGCGCAGGGCGACCGCACCATCGACGCCTACGTCACCGAGATCACCACGAAGGTGCCCGCGGAGGGCATCAGGGCCCGTCCCGATCTCGTGCGCAAGGACCACTTCCGGATGTTCCTCGGCCGCGTCCCCCTGCACGGCGCCGAGCAGGACGCGATCCGCGTGTCCGACCCGTGGGGGTACGCCGAACTGGCCGAGGCCGTCGAGGCGTGGGGTTTCCGGCTCATGCAGGATCTCGGCGAGTACCTCACCCGCGAGGAGGTCGCGCGTCGCTGGTACGAGGAGGAGTTCGTCCCCGTCGTCGCGATGGCCCGCGAAGCGGGAATGCTGCGCTCACGCACCGACGCCGAGGTGTACCTGTGGATCGCGAGCGAGCGGTACCGACTCGTGCGGCGGCACGTGTGGAGCGAGGAGATCGTCGACGAACTCCGTAGCCGCGCACCCCGCTGA
- a CDS encoding suppressor of fused domain protein, whose translation MTDAVLATVRSHLTEHLTAPGDPDPESASVTFLGLEPIEVLRFRGAELLRYATLGCSRHPMGDPTDMVADPTRGPRAELVLSLRDDEGVTAGVHRTLAVLAALPAVEGVVLTDDALLDLGEPLWPGAPFTAVLLETADVPSLELPEPSDPVHFFEARPITGTEAAWKRLKGTEALREAWEEAGIDLSDPRRAQARL comes from the coding sequence GTGACCGACGCAGTTCTCGCCACCGTCCGCAGCCACCTCACCGAGCATCTGACCGCGCCGGGTGATCCGGATCCGGAATCGGCGTCGGTGACCTTCCTCGGTCTCGAACCGATCGAGGTCCTCCGATTCCGCGGCGCCGAACTCCTGCGGTACGCAACCCTGGGATGTTCCCGGCACCCGATGGGCGACCCGACCGACATGGTGGCCGACCCGACGCGCGGGCCGCGGGCCGAACTGGTTCTCAGCCTGCGCGACGACGAGGGCGTCACCGCCGGCGTCCACCGCACCCTCGCGGTGCTCGCGGCGCTGCCCGCCGTGGAGGGCGTGGTCCTCACCGACGACGCCCTGCTCGATCTCGGGGAGCCGCTGTGGCCGGGCGCTCCGTTCACCGCGGTGTTGCTCGAGACGGCCGACGTGCCGTCGCTGGAGTTGCCCGAGCCGTCCGATCCGGTCCATTTCTTCGAGGCCCGTCCGATCACCGGTACCGAGGCGGCCTGGAAGCGGCTGAAGGGAACCGAGGCGCTGCGCGAGGCGTGGGAGGAAGCGGGCATCGACCTGAGCGACCCGCGCCGGGCGCAAGCACGTCTGTGA
- a CDS encoding winged helix DNA-binding domain-containing protein gives MTVPVLTDRALGRATLARQHLLRRSSTDALSMIEHLLGLQAQAPLAPYFALWTRIRSFRPDALSDLLESRAVVRIALMRGTVFAVSGADAHALRPWVQPVLDRGVDANKAHRIGLEGLDRSALVSVARALLAGTPMSQAELRPLLAERFPDRDPAALAHAVRCLLPLVQVPPRGLWGRSGQPRLAHLDEYVGPPPAFPGPDRLILRYLAAFGPASVKDVQTWCGLTRLAEIVDRLRPQLVVFRDERGTELFDLPDAPRPDPSAPAPVRILAPFDNVLLSHADRTRFVSEEHRKRIMAENGIIAPLLLVGGTVAGSARVITDRTTAAVEMTLWRTVTVSARSALEAEGMRLLNFAAPEVETHDVRFVDDR, from the coding sequence GTGACCGTCCCGGTTCTCACCGACCGTGCGCTCGGACGCGCCACGCTGGCCCGCCAGCACCTGCTGCGGCGGAGCAGCACGGATGCCTTGTCGATGATCGAGCACCTGCTCGGGTTGCAGGCCCAGGCGCCGCTCGCCCCGTATTTCGCGCTGTGGACCCGCATCCGGAGCTTCCGGCCCGACGCGTTGTCGGATCTGCTGGAGTCGCGGGCGGTCGTCCGGATCGCGTTGATGCGCGGCACCGTGTTCGCGGTCTCCGGCGCCGATGCGCACGCGCTGCGCCCGTGGGTGCAGCCGGTGCTCGACCGGGGCGTCGACGCGAACAAGGCCCACCGCATCGGCCTCGAGGGTCTCGACCGGTCGGCGCTCGTGTCGGTCGCTCGGGCTCTGCTGGCGGGCACTCCGATGAGTCAGGCCGAGTTGCGACCGTTGCTCGCCGAACGGTTCCCCGACCGGGATCCGGCCGCGCTGGCACACGCGGTGCGGTGTCTGCTTCCGCTCGTGCAGGTGCCGCCGCGCGGACTGTGGGGACGATCGGGGCAACCTCGCCTGGCGCACCTCGACGAGTATGTGGGCCCGCCGCCCGCGTTCCCCGGCCCAGATCGGTTGATCCTGCGGTACCTGGCCGCCTTCGGTCCCGCAAGTGTCAAGGACGTGCAGACCTGGTGCGGCCTGACCCGGCTCGCCGAGATCGTCGACCGCCTCCGCCCACAACTCGTCGTGTTCCGGGACGAACGCGGAACGGAACTGTTCGACCTGCCCGACGCGCCGCGACCCGACCCCTCGGCCCCTGCTCCCGTACGGATCCTCGCGCCGTTCGACAACGTGCTCCTCTCGCACGCCGATCGCACCCGGTTCGTCTCGGAGGAGCACCGCAAGCGCATCATGGCGGAGAACGGGATCATCGCACCCCTGCTGCTCGTCGGGGGCACTGTCGCGGGCAGTGCGCGCGTGATCACCGACCGGACTACCGCCGCCGTGGAGATGACGCTGTGGCGGACGGTCACGGTGTCCGCTCGGTCGGCGCTCGAGGCCGAGGGCATGCGACTGCTGAACTTCGCGGCACCAGAGGTCGAGACACACGACGTGCGGTTCGTCGACGACCGCTGA
- a CDS encoding magnesium and cobalt transport protein CorA, producing the protein MPHQPSRATRRGPTTPPVPTEQAVVDCAVYVDGHRLPGRYSHTEAIAEVRRRGTGFVWLGLHHPDEEQMTNVSHTFGLHELMVEDAVHAHQRPKLERYDDVLFLVLRTVSYIEHESVTTTKDIVETGEIMLFTGPDFIVSVRHGDHSELSHVRKRLERDPDHLSRGPAAVLHAIADHVVDSYLAVTTAVQPDVDDIEELVFTPDTRIAVDQIYMLKREIVQLRRAVVPLAEPLQQLIRAPGNPIPKDVRRYFRDVADHHTTVSDRIAAFDETLGTLLDAAIAKVTVQQNTDMRKISAWVAIAAVPTMIAGIYGMNFDRMPELHWEYGYYVVLAAIVAITVGLFVTFRRNNWL; encoded by the coding sequence ATGCCGCACCAGCCTTCTCGTGCCACCCGTCGCGGCCCCACTACTCCCCCGGTCCCCACCGAGCAAGCGGTGGTCGACTGCGCGGTCTACGTCGACGGGCACCGCCTGCCCGGCCGCTACAGCCACACCGAGGCGATCGCAGAGGTACGTCGGCGCGGTACGGGATTCGTGTGGCTCGGGCTGCACCACCCCGACGAGGAGCAGATGACGAACGTCTCGCACACCTTCGGACTCCACGAGCTGATGGTCGAGGACGCCGTCCACGCCCACCAGCGGCCGAAGCTCGAGCGCTACGACGACGTGCTGTTCCTGGTGCTGCGCACCGTCAGCTACATCGAGCACGAGTCGGTGACGACCACCAAGGACATCGTCGAGACCGGCGAGATCATGTTGTTCACCGGCCCCGACTTCATCGTGAGCGTGCGGCACGGCGACCACTCCGAGCTCTCGCACGTGCGCAAGCGCCTCGAACGCGACCCCGATCATCTGTCCCGCGGTCCGGCGGCCGTGCTCCACGCGATCGCCGACCACGTGGTCGACTCCTATCTCGCCGTCACCACGGCCGTGCAGCCCGACGTCGACGACATCGAGGAGCTCGTGTTCACCCCCGACACGCGGATCGCGGTCGACCAGATCTACATGCTCAAGCGCGAGATCGTGCAGCTGCGCCGCGCCGTCGTGCCGCTCGCCGAACCGCTGCAGCAACTCATCCGGGCACCGGGCAACCCGATCCCGAAGGATGTCCGGCGGTACTTCCGCGACGTCGCCGACCACCACACCACGGTGTCCGACCGCATCGCCGCCTTCGACGAGACGCTCGGCACGCTGCTCGACGCGGCGATCGCGAAGGTCACCGTGCAGCAGAACACCGACATGCGCAAGATCTCCGCGTGGGTCGCGATCGCCGCCGTGCCGACGATGATCGCCGGGATCTACGGCATGAACTTCGATCGCATGCCCGAACTGCACTGGGAATACGGCTATTACGTCGTGCTCGCCGCGATCGTCGCGATCACCGTGGGACTGTTCGTCACCTTCAGGCGCAACAACTGGCTGTGA
- a CDS encoding PHP domain-containing protein, whose protein sequence is MRIDLHTHSSASDGTDRPAELVRAAARAGLDVVALTDHDTTAGWDEAAAALPTGLRLVRGMEMSCTGRGEDGAPVAVHLLAYLFDPHDAVFVAELERLRGERVSRIRAMGVRMADDGLPIDIDAVLAEAGPAAGRPHLARALVAAGVVPTVADAFTELLSPRGRYYVPKADTPLADAVKMVTAAGGVPVVAHARARARGRLLALDHIEELAELGLGGVEADHPDHNEQDVRTMRDLARSLGVVVTGSSDYHGDNKTIRLGSFTTAPAAYEALLDRATGVEVLEG, encoded by the coding sequence GTGCGTATCGATCTCCACACCCACTCGTCCGCATCGGACGGCACCGACCGTCCCGCGGAACTGGTCCGTGCCGCTGCCCGGGCGGGTCTCGACGTCGTGGCCCTGACCGACCACGACACGACCGCGGGATGGGACGAGGCCGCAGCGGCCCTGCCGACGGGCCTGCGTCTCGTCCGGGGAATGGAGATGTCCTGCACGGGACGCGGGGAGGACGGCGCCCCGGTCGCCGTGCACCTGCTGGCCTATCTCTTCGACCCGCACGACGCGGTCTTCGTCGCCGAACTCGAGCGGCTCCGTGGCGAACGGGTGTCGAGGATCCGGGCGATGGGTGTGCGGATGGCGGACGACGGTCTGCCGATCGACATCGACGCGGTGCTCGCCGAGGCGGGCCCCGCCGCGGGCCGGCCCCATCTGGCGCGGGCGCTCGTCGCCGCCGGTGTGGTGCCCACGGTGGCCGACGCCTTCACCGAGCTGCTGTCGCCGCGCGGCCGTTACTACGTACCGAAGGCCGATACCCCGCTCGCCGACGCCGTGAAGATGGTGACGGCCGCGGGCGGTGTGCCGGTGGTGGCGCACGCCCGGGCACGTGCGCGCGGGCGGCTCCTCGCTCTCGACCACATCGAGGAACTCGCCGAACTCGGACTCGGCGGTGTCGAGGCCGACCATCCCGATCACAACGAGCAGGACGTGCGGACGATGCGCGATCTCGCGCGGTCGCTCGGGGTCGTCGTCACGGGGTCGTCCGACTATCACGGCGACAACAAGACGATCAGGCTCGGCAGCTTCACCACGGCTCCGGCGGCGTACGAGGCGCTGCTCGACCGCGCGACCGGCGTGGAGGTGCTCGAGGGATGA
- a CDS encoding NAD(P)-dependent malic enzyme gives MSIVSDAPTPQKLELTDEEIFSSHVDGKLSVELTAPLENQRDLSIAYTPGVAQVCRAIAADETLVDRYTWTNRLVVVVSDGTAVLGLGNIGARASLPVMEGKSALFKKFAGLNSIPLVLDTTDPDAIVETLIRLRPSFGAVNLEDISAPRCFEIEKRVIEALDCPVMHDDQHGTAIVALAALKGAVKVQGRDIADLRIVISGAGAAGVACTNILLAAGARDVVVLDSKGIISSDRTDLGDIKADLASRTNPEGRKGGIAEALDGADVYLGVSSGTVPEEIVATMADDAIIFAMSNPDPEIHPDIAHKHAAIVATGRSDFPNQINNVLAFPGVFKGALDAGARRITEGMKLAAAEAILSVVGDELAADKIVPSPLDPRVAPAVAEAVAAAAKAEGVTD, from the coding sequence GTGTCAATTGTGTCTGATGCACCTACCCCTCAGAAGCTCGAGTTGACTGACGAGGAGATCTTCTCGAGTCACGTCGACGGCAAGCTGTCGGTCGAGCTGACCGCGCCGCTCGAGAACCAGCGCGATCTGTCCATTGCGTACACCCCCGGTGTCGCCCAGGTCTGCCGAGCTATCGCCGCCGACGAGACCCTCGTCGACCGTTACACCTGGACCAACCGCCTGGTCGTCGTCGTCTCCGACGGCACCGCGGTCCTCGGTCTCGGCAACATCGGCGCACGTGCCTCGCTGCCGGTGATGGAGGGCAAGTCCGCGCTCTTCAAGAAGTTCGCGGGCCTGAATTCCATCCCGCTGGTGCTCGACACCACCGATCCCGACGCGATCGTCGAGACCCTCATCCGGCTGCGTCCGTCCTTCGGCGCCGTCAACCTCGAGGACATCTCGGCTCCGCGCTGCTTCGAGATCGAGAAGCGCGTCATCGAGGCGCTCGACTGCCCCGTCATGCACGACGACCAGCACGGCACCGCCATCGTCGCCCTGGCCGCCCTCAAGGGTGCGGTGAAGGTGCAGGGCCGCGACATCGCCGACCTGCGCATCGTGATCTCCGGGGCCGGCGCTGCCGGCGTGGCGTGCACGAACATCCTGCTCGCCGCCGGTGCGCGCGACGTGGTGGTGCTCGATTCGAAGGGCATCATCTCCTCCGACCGCACCGATCTCGGTGATATCAAGGCCGATCTGGCCTCCCGCACCAACCCCGAGGGCCGCAAGGGCGGCATCGCCGAGGCGCTCGACGGCGCCGACGTCTACCTCGGCGTGTCGTCGGGCACCGTGCCCGAGGAGATCGTCGCGACGATGGCCGACGACGCCATCATCTTCGCGATGTCGAACCCGGATCCGGAGATCCACCCCGACATCGCCCACAAGCACGCCGCGATCGTGGCGACGGGTCGCAGCGACTTCCCGAACCAGATCAACAACGTGCTGGCTTTCCCCGGTGTGTTCAAGGGCGCTCTCGACGCAGGTGCCCGCCGCATCACCGAGGGCATGAAGCTCGCCGCCGCCGAGGCCATCCTCTCGGTCGTCGGTGACGAACTGGCCGCGGACAAGATCGTCCCGAGCCCGCTCGATCCGCGTGTGGCGCCCGCCGTCGCCGAGGCCGTCGCGGCCGCGGCGAAGGCCGAAGGCGTCACCGACTAG
- a CDS encoding glycine betaine ABC transporter substrate-binding protein yields the protein MTAVANEARRIRPVAATVLTACAAAAVLQGCASPVLDETAPSATVVVGAGERPDEELLAQLYAGALRGSGVEVQVRSGVADPTAALDAAELTLIPGYTGRLLASYDPGADATDAEDVFEALARALPDELTISDYASAQDRAVLLADREGLTQWSVSRVADLADRCADLTFAVTEDFDTAGGLTALERADCRPREVRRIEDAQSVAVASEPDTVVGTTTTSSALAEIDADSPVSTVPDAPDRSPQDDTNADDTPAPVLPAQNVVPVFRKGTLDEAQLDALRTIAGELTTSDLTELRARVEEGDDPETVAREWIDEHAGA from the coding sequence ATGACCGCCGTGGCGAACGAAGCGAGACGGATCCGGCCGGTCGCGGCGACGGTGCTCACCGCATGCGCGGCGGCAGCCGTGCTCCAGGGATGTGCGTCGCCCGTTCTCGACGAGACGGCACCGTCGGCGACGGTCGTCGTCGGGGCGGGGGAGCGGCCCGACGAGGAACTGCTCGCGCAGCTGTACGCGGGAGCGCTGCGCGGCAGCGGGGTCGAAGTACAGGTCCGCTCCGGCGTCGCCGATCCGACCGCAGCGCTCGACGCCGCCGAGCTCACGCTGATCCCCGGCTACACGGGACGGCTGCTCGCGTCCTACGACCCGGGCGCCGACGCGACCGACGCCGAGGACGTCTTCGAAGCGTTGGCGCGCGCACTGCCCGACGAACTGACCATCTCCGACTACGCCTCGGCGCAGGACCGCGCGGTGCTGCTCGCCGACCGCGAAGGACTCACGCAATGGTCGGTGAGCCGCGTGGCCGACCTCGCCGACCGCTGCGCCGACCTGACCTTCGCGGTGACCGAGGACTTCGACACCGCCGGTGGACTCACCGCCCTCGAACGCGCCGACTGCCGCCCGCGCGAGGTGCGACGGATCGAGGATGCACAGTCCGTCGCCGTCGCGTCGGAACCCGACACGGTCGTCGGAACCACCACGACGTCGTCCGCCCTCGCGGAGATCGACGCGGATTCGCCCGTGAGCACCGTGCCCGACGCACCCGACCGCAGCCCGCAGGACGACACGAACGCCGACGACACGCCCGCACCGGTCCTGCCGGCCCAGAACGTCGTCCCGGTCTTCCGCAAGGGCACCCTCGACGAAGCGCAACTCGACGCGTTGCGGACCATCGCGGGTGAACTGACCACGAGCGATCTCACCGAACTGCGTGCGCGGGTCGAGGAGGGCGACGATCCCGAGACCGTGGCCCGCGAATGGATCGACGAACACGCCGGAGCGTGA
- a CDS encoding alpha/beta hydrolase, producing MPPTPQLSPRVARTALRPLFRALLSPRWSFSTQRRLLDLAAPLQFLPKDAVVRPIRLAGRPAERITVGATERTTAILYLHGGAYTGGSLATHRSLAAYLAAASGSAVYVLDYRLAPEHPYPAALNDAEAAYLELVSEHGFEVPGTAIAGDSAGGGLAAATTHRLIDRHGITPPALGLLSPWTDPAARDLPDVNDVVLNKGWVYSSAEAYLADGDPTDPGYAPIHADPTGLPPTLIQVGTAEMFHPQVRQYAEKLRAAGVDVTLVEQPELWHVAPLQASLVPEAAAAISDFGVFLRDRMGTRAG from the coding sequence ATGCCTCCGACACCGCAGTTGTCACCGCGGGTGGCGCGTACCGCCCTGCGTCCTCTCTTCCGTGCCCTGCTGTCGCCGCGCTGGTCGTTCTCGACGCAGCGCCGGTTGCTCGATCTCGCGGCGCCGCTGCAGTTCCTCCCGAAGGACGCCGTGGTGCGTCCGATCCGTCTGGCGGGACGCCCCGCCGAGCGGATCACCGTGGGCGCCACCGAGCGGACCACGGCGATCCTGTACCTGCACGGCGGCGCGTACACCGGCGGGTCGCTCGCCACGCACCGCTCGCTCGCGGCGTATCTCGCCGCCGCGTCCGGATCGGCCGTGTACGTCCTCGACTACCGGCTCGCTCCCGAGCATCCCTATCCGGCGGCGCTGAACGACGCCGAGGCGGCCTATCTCGAACTCGTCAGCGAGCACGGCTTCGAGGTGCCCGGCACCGCGATCGCCGGCGACTCGGCCGGCGGTGGCCTCGCCGCGGCGACCACGCACCGGCTCATCGACCGTCACGGGATCACCCCGCCGGCGCTCGGATTGTTGTCGCCATGGACCGATCCGGCCGCTCGCGACCTGCCCGACGTGAACGACGTCGTCCTGAACAAGGGCTGGGTGTATTCGTCGGCCGAGGCGTATCTCGCCGACGGCGATCCCACCGATCCCGGTTACGCGCCCATCCACGCCGATCCCACGGGTCTGCCGCCGACGCTCATCCAGGTGGGCACCGCGGAGATGTTCCACCCACAGGTGCGGCAGTACGCCGAGAAGCTCCGGGCGGCGGGCGTCGACGTCACCCTCGTCGAACAACCCGAGCTGTGGCACGTCGCGCCGTTGCAGGCGTCGCTCGTTCCCGAGGCCGCCGCGGCGATCTCCGACTTCGGCGTCTTCCTCCGCGACCGGATGGGCACCCGCGCGGGCTGA
- a CDS encoding SDR family NAD(P)-dependent oxidoreductase, giving the protein MSDFAGRVVVVTGAGSGIGRALVLALAAHGARLAISDVDTTGLEETARRARELGAEVKADHLDVTQREKVLEYAEQVAAHFGAVHQVYNNAGIAYHGDLERTEFKDIERVMDVDFWGVVNGTKAFLPYLIASGDGHLVNVSSLFGLLSIPGQAAYNSAKFAVRGFTEAVRQEMLVARHPVQVTCVHPGGIKTAIARNAAVPDGDDQATFAEFFDRKLARTTPEDAAKTILTGVRKNKARVLIGADAKLLDAFVRVAGPAYQRVVATVTSRVVPKG; this is encoded by the coding sequence ATGAGTGATTTCGCAGGCCGGGTCGTCGTCGTCACGGGCGCGGGTTCCGGGATCGGACGGGCCCTCGTCCTCGCCCTCGCGGCCCACGGTGCCCGCCTGGCGATCTCGGACGTCGACACCACAGGGCTCGAGGAGACCGCGCGTCGCGCACGGGAACTCGGTGCCGAGGTGAAGGCCGATCATCTCGACGTCACCCAACGCGAGAAGGTCCTCGAGTACGCCGAGCAGGTCGCCGCCCATTTCGGCGCGGTCCACCAGGTGTACAACAACGCGGGCATCGCCTATCACGGCGACCTCGAGCGCACCGAGTTCAAGGACATCGAGCGCGTGATGGACGTCGACTTCTGGGGAGTCGTCAACGGCACCAAGGCTTTCCTGCCGTATCTCATCGCCTCGGGCGACGGCCACCTGGTCAACGTCTCGAGCCTGTTCGGCCTGCTGAGCATCCCGGGGCAGGCGGCGTACAACTCGGCGAAGTTCGCCGTGCGCGGCTTCACCGAGGCGGTGCGGCAGGAGATGCTCGTCGCGCGGCATCCCGTGCAGGTCACGTGCGTGCATCCCGGCGGCATCAAGACCGCGATCGCGCGCAACGCCGCCGTCCCCGACGGCGACGACCAGGCGACCTTCGCGGAGTTCTTCGACCGCAAGCTCGCACGCACGACCCCCGAGGACGCGGCGAAGACCATCCTCACCGGTGTGCGGAAGAACAAGGCGCGCGTGCTCATCGGCGCCGATGCGAAGCTGCTCGACGCCTTCGTCCGCGTTGCCGGACCGGCCTATCAGCGTGTCGTCGCCACCGTGACCTCCCGGGTCGTGCCGAAGGGATAG